From Coffea arabica cultivar ET-39 chromosome 9c, Coffea Arabica ET-39 HiFi, whole genome shotgun sequence, one genomic window encodes:
- the LOC113708470 gene encoding protein S40-1, whose protein sequence is MAEEFQESEVIFQEIDGSEDNEEYYIPMELNSRELRKISNPKRKKLKTKKNTSASLPVSIPENFSGNNSCFRSMESDFNDDDDGDDGEMDPPHVIIGRRITRKVMAFSVCTGNGRTLKGRDLSEVRNSILRMTGFLET, encoded by the coding sequence ATGGCGGAAGAGTTTCAAGAATCTGaggtgatttttcaagaaattgatGGAAGTGAAGACAATGAGGAGTATTATATTCCTATGGAATTGAATTCCAGGGAACTGAGGAAAATCTCCAACCCCAAGAGAAAAAAGTTGAAGACCAAGAAAAATACTTCTGCATCGCTTCCTGTAAGTATACCGGAAAATTTTTCGGGCAATAATTCTTGTTTTCGGTCCATGGAATCAGACTTTAACGATGATGATGATGGCGACGACGGAGAAATGGACCCACCCCATGTAATTATCGGAAGGCGAATCACCAGAAAAGTGATGGCATTTTCCGTCTGCACCGGAAATGGAAGAACTCTCAAGGGAAGAGATTTGAGTGAAGTAAGGAATTCAATTCTCCGGATGACTGGATTTCTTGAAACGTAA